The genomic segment GGAATCGCTGCCGGATGCCGTGGTGCTGACCACGGAAGAGGGCGCCATCTTCTGGTGTAACGGCCTTGCGCAACAGTTGCTCGGCCTGCGCTGGCCTGATGACAACGGTCAGAATATCTTAAACCTCCTGCGTTACCCGGAATTCACCCGTTATTTGCGCGGTCAGGAATTTAACCGCCCTCTGCACCTGGTGCTTAATAATGGGCGTCATCTGGAATTTCGCGTCATGCCTTACAGCGAAGAACAATTGCTGATGGTCGCGCGTGACATCACGCAGATGCACCAGCTCGAAGGGGCGCGGCGCAACTTTTTCGCAAACGTCAGCCATGAATTGCGCACGCCATTGACGGTGTTACAGGGCTATCTGGAGATGATGCATGAGCAGACGCTCGAAGGGGCGCTGCGTGAAAAAGCGCTGCATACCATGCGCGAGCAAACCTACCGGATGGAAGGGCTGGTAAAACAGTTACTGACGCTCTCGAAAATCGAGGCGGCGCCCGCGATGCAGCTTAATGAAACCATCGACGTGCCGATGATGCTGCGGGTGGTGGAGCGTGAAGCGCAGACGCTGAGCCAGCAAAAACAGACTTTCACCTTTGACGTCGATCCGGCGCTAAAAGTGCTCGGCAATGAAGAGCAGTTGCGCAGCGCGATTTCAAACCTCGTGTATAACGCCGTGAACCATACGCCTGCGGGTACGCACATCACGGTGCGCTGGGAACATGTGCCGGGCGGCGCGCGTTTTAGCGTGGCGGATACCGGGCCGGGCATCGCCGCGGAGCATATTCCGCGTCTGACTGAGCGCTTCTACCGGGTGGATAAAGCGCGTTCGCGACAGACCGGCGGCAGCGGGCTTGGTCTGGCGATTGTGAAGCATGCGCTGACGCATCACGATGCGCGTCTGGAGATAGAAAGCGAACCGGGCCGGGGCACGACCTTTTCGTTTGTTCTGCCGGAACGGTTAATCGCGCCCACGACCGCCAGAGCGCTTTCTGTGGTTTAAGCTGTAACGTCAACTTTCCAGGGCCAGCCATAAGCTGGCCTTATTTGTTTTTAATAGGGTATTCAGCGCTTTTTCCTCAATTGGTGCTTTTTTGCTCGCGCGAATCGCCGGAGGTTTTTTAAGAAATTAGATTTAATCACTGCCTTTAAACTTAGATCTGGCATAAAGGTCTGGTTTCAGGATCCCGTCTTGCCTTTAAACGTTATAAGCGTTTAAATTGCGCCCCTGCTATTGCCAGACCGACTGTTTTTGCGCGGTAAACCGAAAAACAATTCTTCGCCAGCGTAATCGGGAAGCATATCCCGCTGTCAGGCTCTGAAATGGCCGTGTTTTCGTCAGGTGACTGGCGGTAAAAAATTATTCAATTTCAACACCACATCCACAGGCAGTAAATCTTATGACCCATCAGTTAAAATCGCGCGACATTATCGCACTGGGGTTTATGACCTTTGCGTTATTCGTTGGCGCGGGCAATATCATTTTCCCACCCATGGTTGGTTTGCAGGCCGGTCCACATGTCTGGACGGCGGCGATCGGCTTTCTGATAACCGCCGTTGGTCTGCCTGTGCTTACCGTGGTGGCGCTGGCGAAAGTCGGCGGCGGCGTAGATAGCCTGAGCCACCCAATTGGCCGCGTGGCAGGTATTCTGCTGGCGACCGTCTGCTATCTGGCCGTTGGCCCGCTGTTTGCCACACCGCGTACCGCCACCGTGTCATTCGAAGTCGGTATTGCGCCGCTTACTGGTGACGGCGCGCTGCCGCTGCTCATTTATAGCCTGGTGTATTTCGCGCTGGTCATTCTCGTGTCGCTCTATCCGGGTAAACTGCTGGATACGGTGGGCAATTTCCTGGCGCCGCTGAAAATCGTCGCGCTGGTGGTGCTCTCCGTCGCCGCTATCGTATGGCCGGCGGGCGGTATCAGCGTTGCGACCGAAGCCTACCAGAAAGCAGCGTTTTCCAACGGGTTCGTTAACGGTTATCTGACGATGGATACGCTGGGCGCGATGGTGTTCGGGATTGTTATCGTCAACGCGGCGCGCTCGCGTGGCGTTTCTGACTCCCGTCTGCTGACCCGCTATACCATTTTCGCAGGCCTGATGGCGGGCGTTGGCCTGACGCTGCTGTACCTGGCGCTGTTCCGTCTGGGTTCTGACAGCGCGACGCTTGTGGATCAATCCGTAAACGGCGCGGCCATTCTTCACGCCTACGTTCAGCATACTTTCGGCGGTGCGGGTAGTTTCCTGCTGGCGGCGCTGATTTTCCTGGCGTGTATGGTCACGGCGGTAGGCCTGACCTGCGCCTGCGCTGAGTTTTTCGCGCAGTATTTGCCGCTCTCTTACCGTTCGCTGGTGTTCGTCCTGGGCCTGTTCTCAATGGTGGTGTCCAACCTGGGCCTGAGCCAGCTGATTCAGTTCTCCATTCCGGTGCTGACGGCCATCTATCCGCCGTGTATCGCACTCGTTGTTCTGAGCTTTACGCGCGGCTGGTGGCATAATGCGAGCCGTGTTATCGCCCCGGCGATGGCGGTCAGTCTGCTGTTCGGTTTGATTGATGGGGTGAAAGCCTCAGCGATAAGCGGTATCCTTCCGGCCTGGACTCAGAAGCTGCCGATGGCGGATCAGGGGCTGGCATGGCTGCTGCCTACCGTTGTGATTGCGCTGGCGGCGGCCGTCTGGGATCGTACGGCCGGACGGAGCGTGACTTCCACCGCTCACTGATCGTCGGTTGATTGTTGAACCACGGGGCCTTGCTCCGTGGTTTTTTATTGTATGACGTGGTACTGAAAAGATGGAAAACGAGAACAAGCTCAAGCGCGGATTAAGTACAAGGCACATCCGCTTTATGGCGCTGGGTTCAGCGATTGGCACCGGCCTGTTTTACGGCTCGGCGGACGCCATCAAAATGGCGGGTCCGAGCGTACTGCTGGCCTACATTATCGGCGGCGTGGCGGCGTATATCATTATGCGCGCGCTCGGCGAAATGTCCGTGCACAACCCGGCGGCGAGCTCTTTCTCTCGCTATGCGCAGGACAACCTCGGCCCGCTCGCAGGCTATATCACCGGCTGGACTTACTGCTTTGAAATTCTGATTGTCGCCATTGCCGACGTCACTGCCTTCGGCATCTATATGGGCGTCTGGTTCCCGACGGTGCCGCACTGGGTCTGGGTGCTAAGCGTGGTGCTCATTATCTGCGCCATCAACCTGATGAGCGTGAAAGTCTTCGGCGAGCTGGAGTTCTGGTTCTCGTTCTTTAAAGTCGCCACGATTATCATCATGATCGCCGCCGGTATCGGCATCATTATCTGGGGCATCGGCAATGGTGGCCAGCCGACCGGCATCCATAACCTCTGGAGCAACGGCGGCTTCTTCGCTAACGGCTGGATTGGCACCGTGATGGCGCTGCAGATGGTGATGTTCGCCTATGGTGGCATTGAGATTATCGGCATCACCGCCGGTGAAGCCAAAGACCCGGCTAAATCCATTCCGCGTGCGATAAACTCCGTACCGCTGCGTATCCTGGTGTTTTATGTCGGCACGCTGTTTGTGATCATGTCCATCTATCCGTGGAATGAAGTGGGCACCAACGGCAGCCCGTTCGTGCTGACCTTCCAGCACATGGGAATTACCGTCGCGGCGGGCATTCTGAACTTCGTTGTGCTGACGGCGTCTTTATCGGCGATCAACAGCGACGTGTTCGGCGTGGGCCGTATGCTACACGGCATGGCAGAGCAGGGTAGCGCGCCGAAAGTGTTCGCGAAAACCTCACGCCGCGGCATTCCGTGGGTGACGGTGGTGGTGATGTGTTTTGCAATGCTGCTTGCGGTCTATCTTAACTACATCATGCCGGAAAACGTCTTCCTGGTGATTGCGTCGCTCGCGACCTTCGCGACCGTCTGGGTCTGGATAATGATCCTGCTCTCGCAGGTGGCGTTCCGCCGTCGCCTGAGCGCGGATGAAGTCAAAGCGCTGCAATTCAAGGTGCCAGGCGGTGTGACGACCACCATCGTGGGCCTGATTTTCCTGGCGTTTATCATCGCGCTGATTGGTTATCATCCGGACACCCGCATTTCGCTTTATGTCGGTTTCGCCTGGATTGCGTTGCTGCTCATAGGCTGGGTGTTTAAACGCCGTCGCGACGCGCACCTTTCCGCGTAACTCTTCTTCTCATCCCCGCCGCCTGGCGGGGATGTTGTTTTCGCTCTACGCTCACCAAAGATTCTCCGCCTCCCGTCTCCTCCCCCAATAAAATCCAGAATGAGGAAGGCGCGCGGTTGCCCGTGTGAAAAGATCGCCCTGTTTTCTGTCAATTAAGGATCAAAGTGTATGTTGAATGCCTGGCATCTCCCCGTCGCGCCCTTTATCCGCCAGCAGGGGGAATCGCTACTCATTACGCTCTGGCTGAAAGGCGACGCGCTGCCGGAAAACGTTGTGCTGCGCTATGAGCGCGACAACGAAGAAACGCCGTTTACCATGAAGCGCCTGTCAACCGCGCCGCATCCGGAGGTCAGCGCGTGGCAGGCGAGCATTCCACTCGGCGACGGCCAGCCGCGCCGCCGCTACTGTTTCAAATTGCTCTGGAAAGAGAGCCAGCAGTGGTTCAGCCCGCTGGGCCTGAGCGCCTTTCCGCCCGCTCGCCTCGCGCTCTTTGCGGTGGATACGCCAGATGATGGTCCGGACTGGGTGCAGGAGCAGATTTTCTACCAGATTTTCCCTGACCGGTTTGCCCGTAGCGAGCCCAGGGGCGCAGCGCAGGACACCGTTTATTATCATCACGATCAGGGGCGCGATATCATTTTGCGCGACTGGCACGAGCCAGTGAGCCAGGAAGCAGGGTCGTCGACGTTTTACGGCGGCGATCTCGACGGCATCTGCGAGAAGCTGCCTTATCTGGAAAAACTGGGCGTGACGGCGCTTTACCTTAACCCCATCTTTTGTGCACCGAGCGTGCACAAATATGACACCGCCGATTACCGCCACGTCGACCCGCAATTTGGCGGTGATGATGCGCTGCTGCGCCTGCGTGAAAAAACACGCGCGCGCAATATGCGCCTGGTCCTGGATGGCGTTTTTAACCATACCGGCGACACGCATCCGTGGTTCGATCGTCAGCAAAACACGCAGAGCGGCGCCTGCCATCACCCGGATTCTCCCACACGCCGCTGGTACAGCTTCACCGGGGACGGTCACGCGTTCTGCTGGCTCGGTTATGAGAGCCTGCCGAAGCTGGATTTCGCCGAGCCCGGCGTGGTGGAGGAAATATACGCGGGCGAAGAGAGCGTCGTGAAGCACTGGCTGAAAGCGCCGTGGAGTATCGACGGCTGGCGGCTTGATGTGGTGCATATGCTGGGCGAGCGCGGCGGGGCGAAAGCGAACCTGCGCCACGTTGAAGGGATCACGCGCGCGGCCAAAGCGGTCAATCCGCAAGCCTTTGTGTTTGGCGAGCATTTCGGAGACGCCCGCCAGTGGCTGCAAAATGATGCGGAAGACGCGGCGATGAACTATCGCGGCTTTACCACGCCGCTGTGGAGTTTTCTCGCAGGCGTAGATCAGGGGCTTGAGCCGCAGCAGCTCGACGCGGCCGAGTGCGCCGCGTGGATGGAAGAGTACCGCGCCGCGCTCTCACATCAGCAGCAGTTGCGGATGTTTAATCAGCTCGACAGTCACGATACCGCGCGCTTTAAAA from the Cronobacter condimenti 1330 genome contains:
- the phoR gene encoding phosphate regulon sensor histidine kinase PhoR, encoding MLERLSWKRLVLELLLCCIPALVLGAIFGYLAWFLLAAVTGLLIWHFWNLLRLSWWLWVDRSMTPPPGSGSWEPLLYGLHQMQLRNKKRRRELGNLIKRFRSGAESLPDAVVLTTEEGAIFWCNGLAQQLLGLRWPDDNGQNILNLLRYPEFTRYLRGQEFNRPLHLVLNNGRHLEFRVMPYSEEQLLMVARDITQMHQLEGARRNFFANVSHELRTPLTVLQGYLEMMHEQTLEGALREKALHTMREQTYRMEGLVKQLLTLSKIEAAPAMQLNETIDVPMMLRVVEREAQTLSQQKQTFTFDVDPALKVLGNEEQLRSAISNLVYNAVNHTPAGTHITVRWEHVPGGARFSVADTGPGIAAEHIPRLTERFYRVDKARSRQTGGSGLGLAIVKHALTHHDARLEIESEPGRGTTFSFVLPERLIAPTTARALSVV
- the brnQ gene encoding branched-chain amino acid transporter carrier protein BrnQ, with the protein product MTHQLKSRDIIALGFMTFALFVGAGNIIFPPMVGLQAGPHVWTAAIGFLITAVGLPVLTVVALAKVGGGVDSLSHPIGRVAGILLATVCYLAVGPLFATPRTATVSFEVGIAPLTGDGALPLLIYSLVYFALVILVSLYPGKLLDTVGNFLAPLKIVALVVLSVAAIVWPAGGISVATEAYQKAAFSNGFVNGYLTMDTLGAMVFGIVIVNAARSRGVSDSRLLTRYTIFAGLMAGVGLTLLYLALFRLGSDSATLVDQSVNGAAILHAYVQHTFGGAGSFLLAALIFLACMVTAVGLTCACAEFFAQYLPLSYRSLVFVLGLFSMVVSNLGLSQLIQFSIPVLTAIYPPCIALVVLSFTRGWWHNASRVIAPAMAVSLLFGLIDGVKASAISGILPAWTQKLPMADQGLAWLLPTVVIALAAAVWDRTAGRSVTSTAH
- the proY gene encoding proline-specific permease ProY, whose amino-acid sequence is MENENKLKRGLSTRHIRFMALGSAIGTGLFYGSADAIKMAGPSVLLAYIIGGVAAYIIMRALGEMSVHNPAASSFSRYAQDNLGPLAGYITGWTYCFEILIVAIADVTAFGIYMGVWFPTVPHWVWVLSVVLIICAINLMSVKVFGELEFWFSFFKVATIIIMIAAGIGIIIWGIGNGGQPTGIHNLWSNGGFFANGWIGTVMALQMVMFAYGGIEIIGITAGEAKDPAKSIPRAINSVPLRILVFYVGTLFVIMSIYPWNEVGTNGSPFVLTFQHMGITVAAGILNFVVLTASLSAINSDVFGVGRMLHGMAEQGSAPKVFAKTSRRGIPWVTVVVMCFAMLLAVYLNYIMPENVFLVIASLATFATVWVWIMILLSQVAFRRRLSADEVKALQFKVPGGVTTTIVGLIFLAFIIALIGYHPDTRISLYVGFAWIALLLIGWVFKRRRDAHLSA
- the malZ gene encoding maltodextrin glucosidase, whose product is MLNAWHLPVAPFIRQQGESLLITLWLKGDALPENVVLRYERDNEETPFTMKRLSTAPHPEVSAWQASIPLGDGQPRRRYCFKLLWKESQQWFSPLGLSAFPPARLALFAVDTPDDGPDWVQEQIFYQIFPDRFARSEPRGAAQDTVYYHHDQGRDIILRDWHEPVSQEAGSSTFYGGDLDGICEKLPYLEKLGVTALYLNPIFCAPSVHKYDTADYRHVDPQFGGDDALLRLREKTRARNMRLVLDGVFNHTGDTHPWFDRQQNTQSGACHHPDSPTRRWYSFTGDGHAFCWLGYESLPKLDFAEPGVVEEIYAGEESVVKHWLKAPWSIDGWRLDVVHMLGERGGAKANLRHVEGITRAAKAVNPQAFVFGEHFGDARQWLQNDAEDAAMNYRGFTTPLWSFLAGVDQGLEPQQLDAAECAAWMEEYRAALSHQQQLRMFNQLDSHDTARFKTLVKGDPARLRAAAVWLFCWPGVPCIFYGDEVGVEGGNDPFCRQPFPWDKAHQDSELLALYQRLARLRHRSRALRSGGCEVIYAQSDVIVFMRVYQQERVLVALNRGATCDVTLPFSPLFAGKTWGREEGSGEFEAQTLRLPAGAAAIWRAR